In Halobaculum limi, one DNA window encodes the following:
- a CDS encoding NADH-quinone oxidoreductase subunit N encodes MEPVLLQGSSLPEWTALAPALALALTGLLLIVIDSVNPEDSNPALLAGVGTVGALASLGLAGWFLGAGTGQPGTGGTISLYGDSLVVDGMTLFFQALFASVTALVVVASFDYLSDKAYQAEFYSLVLFAATGMALMAAANSLAVAFVALELASLPSYALVAFLKRDTGSVEAGLKYFLIGALSSAVFAFGISLVYAATGSLLLPDVYEALSGGMEGLSGVAGVGILMIAGGFAFKTASVPFHFWAPEAYEGAPAPVSGFLSSASKAAGFAVAFRVFVTGFPVDVGIDWVLLFQILAVVTMTLGNFAAATQENVKRMLAYSSVGHAGYALIGLAAFTGGAGGNVLGASMAHLLVYGFMNTGAFLFVALAEHWGIGRTFDDYSGLASKAPLACVAMTVFMFSLAGLPPFGGFFSKYFLFAGAVEAGFWWLAAVGAVNSALSLFYYSRVVKALWLNDPVTEFELGSTPTALYAAVVFAAVATVLLLPGFPPVIETAQAAATTILP; translated from the coding sequence ATGGAGCCAGTCCTTTTGCAAGGCAGTTCGCTCCCCGAGTGGACCGCACTCGCGCCGGCGCTGGCGCTCGCACTGACCGGGCTGCTGTTGATCGTGATCGACAGCGTGAACCCCGAAGACTCCAACCCAGCGCTGCTCGCAGGCGTCGGCACGGTCGGTGCGCTGGCGTCGCTCGGCCTCGCCGGATGGTTCCTCGGGGCCGGCACCGGACAGCCAGGAACCGGTGGCACCATCTCGCTGTACGGCGACTCGCTCGTCGTCGACGGGATGACGCTGTTCTTCCAGGCGCTGTTCGCCTCTGTCACCGCGCTGGTGGTGGTGGCGAGTTTCGACTACCTCAGCGACAAGGCGTACCAGGCGGAGTTCTACTCGCTGGTGCTGTTCGCCGCGACCGGGATGGCGCTGATGGCGGCCGCCAACTCGCTGGCGGTCGCGTTCGTCGCGCTGGAACTCGCCTCGCTGCCGTCGTACGCACTGGTCGCGTTCCTCAAGCGTGACACCGGCAGCGTCGAGGCGGGCCTGAAGTACTTCCTCATCGGCGCGCTGTCGTCGGCGGTGTTCGCCTTCGGTATCTCGCTGGTGTACGCCGCGACGGGCAGCCTCCTGCTGCCGGACGTGTACGAGGCACTCTCGGGCGGGATGGAAGGTCTCTCGGGCGTCGCCGGCGTCGGCATCCTGATGATCGCCGGCGGCTTCGCGTTCAAGACGGCTTCCGTCCCGTTCCACTTCTGGGCGCCGGAGGCGTACGAGGGCGCGCCCGCACCCGTTTCCGGGTTCCTCTCGTCGGCCTCGAAGGCCGCCGGGTTCGCGGTGGCGTTCCGCGTGTTCGTCACCGGCTTCCCGGTCGACGTCGGCATCGACTGGGTGCTGTTGTTCCAGATTCTCGCGGTCGTCACGATGACGCTCGGGAACTTCGCCGCCGCGACCCAGGAGAACGTCAAGCGGATGCTGGCGTACTCCTCGGTCGGGCACGCGGGCTACGCACTCATCGGCCTCGCCGCCTTCACTGGCGGCGCGGGCGGCAACGTGCTTGGTGCGTCGATGGCGCACCTCCTCGTGTACGGCTTTATGAACACGGGTGCGTTCCTGTTCGTCGCACTGGCGGAACACTGGGGCATCGGCCGCACGTTCGACGACTACTCGGGGCTGGCGAGTAAGGCGCCGCTGGCGTGCGTCGCGATGACCGTGTTCATGTTCTCGCTGGCGGGCCTGCCGCCGTTCGGCGGGTTCTTCTCGAAGTACTTCCTGTTCGCCGGCGCGGTCGAGGCCGGCTTCTGGTGGCTCGCCGCCGTGGGCGCGGTCAACAGCGCGCTGTCGCTGTTCTACTACAGCCGCGTCGTGAAGGCGCTGTGGCTCAACGACCCGGTCACCGAGTTCGAACTCGGCTCGACGCCGACGGCGCTGTACGCTGCCGTCGTGTTCGCCGCGGTCGCGACCGTCCTCTTGTTGCCCGGCTTCCCGCCGGTCATCGAGACGGCACAGGCGGCCGCGACGACCATCCTCCCGTAA